The bacterium genomic interval TACTCTTGCCGCCGGGCAGAAATAGAGCGGAAGGCCCGGTAGTCAGAGCGGGCGGCCGTGGAAGGTCAGCTCCTGGTCTTCATCGTCCTTGCCGCTCTCTTCGATCTTGACTTTCTTACCGCCCTGCGCCGCCTGCGGCTGGTTCAGGGTCATAGCTGCCTGAGTTGTGGAAGCCGGAGTTTTGGAAGGGTCTTTGACCTCCTGAGACTTCGGCTTTTCCTTTTCCTTCCCCTTTTCCTCAGGCTTGGCGGCCTGTGGCGTGGAAGCTGCTGCGGCGGCTGCGACAGTGGGTTTCGGCTCGTCTTTCATGCTGCACAGGCCGTGGAAGAACACCCCCTCCTCCACCACCAGGCGGCGGGCGGTGATATCGCCCTCCACGCTGGCGCCGGTCTGGAGCTCCAGACGACCCTCGGCGATTACGCTGCCGTCGATCTTTCCGCCGACAATGGCGTTGTGCACCAGCAGATCACCCTTGATCTGGCCGGATTTGCCCAGGATCGCCATTCCCTTGGCCGTCAGGCTGCCGTCGATCACACCATCCACCCGCACAGTCCCGTTGACCGAACACTCCCCCTTGATGACTGTGCCCTGACCGATTATCGTGTTTAGCCTTTCTTCATCCCTGCCAGTGAACTTGTCCGCCATGTGGAACGACCTCTTCAGTGAGTTCAGTGCTGCAGAAATGGCAATGGATCGACCGGATTGCCGTTCTCGTCGAACACAGCGTAGTGCAGATGCGGACCGCTCGAGACACCCATGTTGCCGCTGTAGGCGATCAGGTCACCCTTATGGACCTGGTCGCCCTTCTGCACGGTCAGACGGCTGTTATGGGCGTACATGGTGCTGAAGCCGTTGCCGTGCTTGACCATGATGTAGTAGCCCAGGTTATCGTTCTTCTCGGCGATTGTCACCACCCCGTCCGCCGTGACCTTGACCGGCGTACCCTGCTTGATCGCGAAATCGATGCCGAAATGGTATATCTTGGGGTTGAACGTGCGGCTGATGAAACTTTTCTCGTCTATCGGCATGCCGAAAGGCTCGCCCGTGGTCCCCTTGTGCTCGGCGAGGGCCACGGTGGACAGGACCTGGGGTTTGGTCGGCTGGTTGGCGAATTCATCCGGGAGCTGCTCTGAGGTCATCATATCCGGCGACACCTCCAGGTGCGTTCCGGAGGCGAGGCCGTTCGCATCCATGCCCTCCGAGGCTTTGACTCCCTGGGCCACCTGGATGCGGCCGATCATCTCGTCGATGGACCTGATCTTGTTCTGGAGCTCGACTATCTTGCTGTTCTGGCGGACCAGCTCGTGGTTCTCGATGATCAGCGATTCGTACTGGCGGGCTTTATAGAACACCGGCTTCAGGTAGATGGCGAAAGCCACGGTGGCGCTGGCCAGCAACGTGCCGACCACAGCCATGACTTTCAGCGTGCGGTGGCTGACTTTCAGGCTGCGCACATCCGCGCCGGGATACGGAATTATCATCAGGGTCATGTATTTCATCGCCGCGTCCCCCTACTGCTGTCCCTTGCCGCTTCTTTCCCGCCCAGAGCCTCAGTCCAGTGAAACATCGAGCAGTTCCAGCAGGCGCTCGAACTCCTCGTAGGAAAAGAACTCGATCTCGATCCGTCCCTTGCCGTCGCGGCCGTCGCGGATATGCACCCGGGTGCCCAGACGGCTGCGCAGACGCGATTCCAGATCCTGCACCTGGGCGGCGTGCCCGGAGGGCTGTTCGGCCGGTTTCGCCCCAGCAGGCTTGCCCACCCCGGAGACCAGCTCGCGCACCAGGGCCTCCAGCTTGCGCACGGAAAGCTCCTGGACCACGACGCGACGGGCCAACTCGAGCTGAAGGGCCGGATCATCCAGGGCCAGCAGCGCCCGGGCGTGGCCCGCGGAGAGCTCGCCCTCCGAGACCGACTTGCGCAACGCCTCGGGCAGCTTGAGCAGGCGAAGGGCGTTGGCCACCGTGACCCGGTCCTTGCCCACCTTCTCGGCCACCTGGGCCTGGGTCTGGCCGAAATCCTCGATCAGGCAGCGGTAGCCCTGGGCCTCCTCGATAGGATCGAGGTCCTCGCGCTGGAGGTTCTCGACCAGGGTCATCTCGAGCAGTTCGGCCGGACTTACCGAGCGGATCAGGGCCGGCACCTCGGTCCAGCCGAGCTGTCGGACAGCGCGAAGACGCCTTTCCCCACTTATCAACTCGTAGGAGCCGTCCGGGTTACGGTTGACCACGATCGGCTGGATCAGTCCCTGGGCCAGGATCGAGGCCGCCAACTCGGAGATGGCCTCCGGCCGGAACGTGTGTCGCGGCTGGTAACGGTTGGGCTTGATCGAGGCCACCGGCAGGGCGGTTTCCAGCGCGTGGCCACCCGCCTCGGCGGCGACAGCCTCCTCACCCACCGGGACAGACGGGCTGGAGTCAGCCTCGTCGATCAGGGCTCCCAGCCCCCTGCCCAGTCTTCTCTTCTTGCTCGTGCTCAAGGAGTTCTCTCGCAAGTTCCATGTACTTTCGCGCCCCGGTCGACAGAACGTCGTACAGGACAATGGGTTTACCGAAACTGGGGGCCTCGCTCAGGCGGACGTTCCGCGGGATCACAGTCCCGTAGACCTTGTCCGAAAAATAGCTCTGCGCCTCTTCAAGCACCTGGTGGCTGAGATTGACCCGCGTGTCGAACATGGTCATCAGGATGCCCTCGATGGTCAGCCGCGGGTTGAGGCGAGCCGCCACCAGGCGGATCGTGTTGATCAGCTGGCTCAATCCCTCCAGGGCGTAATACTCGCACTGGATGGGGATAAGCACCGAATCCGCGGCGGTCAGGGCGTTCAGCGTAAGAAGGCCCAGCGAGGGCGGGCAGTCGATGATGATGTAACGGTAACGTCCGTTCAACTGCTCAAGCGCCCGGCGCAGGCGTTCCTCTCGGTGCGGCACAGGGACAAGTTCCACCTCGGCCCCGAAAAGGTCGAGGCTGGAGGGCACCATGTCGAGGTATTGCAGCTCGGTCGAAATAAGCGCCGCATCGAGGGGCTGCCCGCCGATCAGGACATCGTATATGTCGCTTTGCAGCTCTTTCCGGTTGATACCCATCCCGCTGGTGCAGTTGGCCTGCGGGTCGATATCCACCAGCAGGGTGCGGACCTCGGCCACAGCCAGAGAGGCGGCCAGGTTGATCGCGGTCGTGGTCTTGCCCACTCCGCCTTTCTGATTGGCAACCGCAACGATGCGTGTCATACAAGCCCTGTCGGCAGGGTGGATCGTAAGCTTGTTTCCCGGACCACGGGCACTTAGAGGCTGATAACCTGACTGCTATATTAATATCCCGCATAAGGTTTGAAAAGAAAATTCTCCCGGCCGCTCTGACGACCAGAAGACCGCTTTATCATGATAGTTATTGTGCTCAAATGTCGCTCAGGTTTTGCCGTCGGCTGCCGAAATATACAATAGAACCACGACAGGCGCAAAGCCCCTTACCAAGCCCTCACTACGGCTTGTAAACATAATAACTGTCTATTCTAAAAATATGACTTGACTTTTGTCGGATCGGATTTTATTTATTTCTAACATGTTGCATATTTATTCCGGAAAACATGTCAATAAACACAATAATATCAAGACTGAGAAAATGGACAAAGAGATTCTGACAACTTTCGAAGCCGCGAAATATTGTCACGTGCATCCGGGCACGATTAAAAACTGGATCCGCAGCGAGCACCTCAAGGCTTTCAAGACTCCCGGGGGGCACCGCCGGATCTACCGCCGTGACCTGGACCAGTTCCTGAAAGATAATAACATCCCGATAATCAGTGAAAATCGTGCATTGCGGCAGCGCGTACTGATAATCGACACCGACTTTCAGGCACGTGAGGCGATTTCGCGGGGTCTTCTGCGCCGGACCGAGCTGTACGAGGTTGCCACTGCGGAGGATGCGTTCGAAGGTGGCGAGATGCTGGCCATGTTCAAGCCGAATCTGGTGATCCTGAACCAGGAACTGCACGGGTTGAACACCGAGGAGATCGCCCACCGGATCAAGAGCTGCCCATACCTGAGCGAGGTGCGGGTAATAATGCTCACCTCCTATCCGGAGCGTAAAAAGCCTGTCGAGCAGGGGGTGGACCACTATTTCCCCATCCCGGTCGATCCGGACAAGCTGAGCCAGGAAACGGCGCGGCTGCTGATCCCGAACCGTCAGAAATAGCGGCTACGACCGTCCCGGGGCTCAATCCGGTTCAGGCGTTTCCAGGGAATCGATCACTCCCCCGCCCAGGACCACGGAATCGGAATAGAAGACCGCCGACTGGCCCGGTGTGACCGCGCGCTGGGGGGTATCGAACACAACCCGCGCCCGGTTGCCCTCCAGCGGGGTCACCCGCCCGTGCACCGGCTTGTGGCGGTAACGGACCTTGATCCAGGCCTCGAATTCACTCTCCGGGGCCCGCAGCAGGTAGTTGATCCGCGAAACCAGGAACACGGCGGAAAAAAGTCTCTCCTGGCTCCCCACCACCACGGTGTTCGAAGCTGTATCCACCGCGATCACATAGGCCGGCTGCCCGGTCGCCGCTCCCACGCCCCGCCGCTGGCCCAGCGTGTAGAACGCCGCCCCGCGGTGCGTGCCGATCCGCCGGCCGCTCTCATCCAGCAGCGGCCCCGGGACTGTCCCGGCTGTATCCCCACTCCCCACATGCTGCTGTATGAATTGCTCCAGCGAACCCTGGCCCAGGAAACAGACCTCCTGGCTCTCCTTTTTCTGCGAGACGGTCAGCCCAAGCCCACCGGCGATCCGACGTACAGTGGCCTTATCCATCCCGCCCAGCGGGAAGGCATAATGCTTCAGGTCCCTCCGCTCCAGTCCCCAGAGGAAATAGCTCTGGTCCTTGGCCGGGTCGAGGCCGCGGGCCAGGAGCACCTCGCGCTCCCCCTTCGCCACCGGCCCGGACTGTACCAGAAGGCGGGCGTAATGCCCGGTGGCCAGGCGCTCCGCCCCCAGGGCCCGCGCCCGGGCCAGGGCGTGCGGGAACTTGATGAACGTGTTGCAGTTCACGCAGGGATTGGGAGTACGGCCTGCCAGGTAATCCCGGACAAACGGCTCGATCACCAGCTCGCGGAACGGTCCGGTGCTCTCCAGCACGTAGTGCGCCGCGCCGATGGAAGCGCAGACCGCGCGGGCATCCGCGATGGATTCGAGGTTGCAGCAGCTACGCTCGCCGGGGTCAGTCTCCGAGTAGCAGAACATCTTGAGGGTCAGGCCGATCACCCGGCAGCGGCGCTCCGCCAGCAGGCAGGCCGCCACCGAGCTGTCCACTCCTCCGCTCATGGCCACGGCCACGCTCTCGCCCGGGGCGGGAAGGTAGTCCTCGTATCCGGTCAGGTCCATCGGCACATCTCTCCAACCCGAGACAGCAACGGCCCGCATCTTTCTCCGGGCCGCCGCTCTGGTTCATTTACCAAGATATTTGTACACCGCGGAGTAAAGGCTCCCCGGCGGCCTGTCCTCGGCCAGGCCCAGGCAGTCCCGGCGGTCCAGCACACCCGACAGCCGGCAGCCGATCACCTGTTCGCGGCCGAACCAGTCCCGCGCCTCTCGCAGATAGCAGTAGCGCGCCAGCACCGAGAAAGCGTAACCATCCGGCAGGTCGGGCGCGGCCGCGGCAGCCAGGGCAAGAAGGGGGTTCTCCTCCAGGAAAGCCTCCAGCGAAGCGCCCGCCTCGTTCAGGCTGCGCAGCACCCCCGCGGGGCCGAACCGCCCGGAAAGCCGGTCGAGCACGGCCACAGCCTGCTCCGTGCCCTGACGGGCCAATATTTCGAATGGCAGGGTGAACAGGGTGTCCGCCGCCAGCAGGAGCAGGGCCTGCGGCTGGTCGGCCCAGACCTTGCCTCCCAACCCTTCGCTGTAATCCTCCGGCTTTTCCATCAGGAAAGCCGCCTGCAGGAACCAGCCCCGCAGCAGCATCTCCTGCGCGGCCAGCACCACCCCTGTGGAATGAGGCCGGCCCCGCCAGGCCTCGGCCGCGGCGGTAAGGATCGCCGTGGAGCGCAGGGCGGCGCTGCCCCTGGGCAGAAGCACCTGACGCAGCAGCGTATACAGAGATTCGGGATAGTGGCTGCGGTCCAGGCTGTCCAGGATTCCGGAAAGGGCCTGATCGCATGCGGCGGCGACTTTCGCCGGGCTGTATTTGATCACCTTGCTCATTATGACAGTTTTTCCCTGACCGCTCTCTTGAAAGCCTCCACCGCCTCGTCCAATTTTTCGGGCTGCTTGCCGCCGGCCGTGGCCAGGTGCGGCTTTCCTCCGCCCCCTCCGCCTGCGGCCCGGGCCGCCTGACCCACCAGCTCGCCGGCCTTGAGCTTGCCCTCCTGGACCAGGTCATCAGTCACGGCGCAGACAAACAGCAGCTTTCTGTCCTGCACTGCGCTGAACAGCCCCACCGCGCGCGCTCCGGCCGACTCGCGGAACTTGTCCGCGGCCTGCTTGAGCGCCTCGCCGTCACAGTCCAGGCTGGGCGGGGTGAACAGGCGCACGCCACCGATATCCTCGAACTGCGAAAGAACATCCTGCTCCACCTGCTGGCGGACCTTTTCCTTCTTCAGCTCGTCGATCTCTTTCTGCAGGCCCTTGCGCTCGCGCAGCAGTTCCTCCACCTGGGCGTCCAAGCTGTCCTGGCCCGCAGCCGGCAGCAGGGCGCGCAGGCTGTCCACCAGGTGGCTGCGCTCCAGCAGATACTCGGCGGCTTTCTCGCCGGTCAGGGCCTCGATCCGCCGCACGCCCGAGGCCACGCTCGATTCGGCGGTGATCACGAACGCACCGATCTCGCCGCTGGCCCGCACGTGTGTGCCGCCGCACAGCTCCTGGCTGTAGCCCTCCACCTCCACCACCCGCACCCGGCTTTCGTACTTCTCGCCGAAAAGGGCGGTGGCGCCCTCGGCCACGGCCTGGTCGTAGGACTTGATCCGGGTTATCACGGGACGGTCCTCGCGCACCACGGCGTTGACCCGGCGCTCGATTTCGAGGATCGTTTCCTCGGACACCCGCGAGTAGTGGTTGAAATCGAAACGCAGGTAATCGGGGCTCACCAGCGAACCGGCCTGCACGGCCCCCTCTCCCAGGCAGTCGCGCAGGGCGCGGTGCAGAAGGTGGGTGGCGGTGTGGTTGCGCGCCGTGGCAGTCCTGCGCTCCAGGTCCACCGCCGCCTCGACCGTGGCGCCGGGCGTGGCCGCCTCCGTGCCGCCCTCGGTGAAACGTCCCTCGTGCACGACCAGCGCGCCGGCCTTGTGCGCGGCCTCGACCCGGAACACAAACCCGGCGCCCCCGCGAATCTCGCCCTGGTCCGCGACCTGCCCGCCGCTCTCGGCGTAGAAAGGTGTCTGGTCCAGGACCACGGAAGTTTCATCCGCGCCCAGCAGAACGGCCTCGGTCTTTTTCAGGTCGTAGCCCAGGAAACGGCTCGACGCCTCGCTGCCCAGTTGCTTGGCCCAGCGCGCCGGGTCGGACTGCCAGCCGAAACGGCTCTCGGCGCGGGATTTCTCGCGCTGGCGCTCCATCAGCTCGCGGTAGCCGGCCTCATCCACCCCGAGGCCGCGCTCGCGGGCGATCTGGTCGGTCATGTCCGGCGGGAAACCATAGGTGTCGGCCAGCTTGAACTTGTCCTCAGCCGGGATCACATTGCCGCCCGCGGCCTTGACCCGCTCGATTATACCATAGATGTACTCCAGGCCGCGGTCCAGGGTCAGGCCGAAACTCTCCTCCTCGGCGCGCACCACCTGCATCACGTGGCCCTGGCGCTCGGCGATCTCGGGGTAGGCCCCGCCCAGCACCCGCACTACCGTGGGCACCAGACGGTGGATGAACGGCTCTTTCACCCCCAGCTCGCGGCCGAAACGCGCGGCCCGGCGCAGGATACGCCGCGCCACATAGCCGCGTCCCTCGTTCGAGGGCGTAACGCCATCCGTGATGGAAAAGGTGAGCATGCGCACGTGGTCGGCGATCACCCGGTGCGGCGTGCCGTCCCCATCCGGGCTGTAGGCCCGTCCGCTGATTTCGGCCACATGGTCGAGGATGGGCCGGAAGACATCCGTCTCGTAGTTGGAATTACTGCCCTGGAGCACGGAGAGAATGCGCTCGAAACCCATCCCGGTGTCCACGTGCGACTTGGCCAGCGGCGCCAGCGAACCGTCCGGCTGGCGTTCGAAACGGATGAACACAAGGTTCCACAGCTCGATGAAGCGGGGGTCGCCGCTGTTCACCCCGCGCTTGGGGTCCTTGGCCAGGGAAAGCGGGCCCACAGTCTCGCCCAGATCGATATGTATCTCGCTCGAGGGGCCGCAGGGGCCGGTTTCGCCCATCTCCCAGAAATTCTCGCGGTCGAAGCGGAAAATGTGCGCCGGATCGATGTCTGTCTCGGATTTCCAGAGCCCCTCGGCCTCCTCGTCATCCAGGTAGACCGTGGCGTAGAGGCGCTCCTTGGGCAGGCCCCAGACCCTGGTCAGCAGTTCCCAGGCCCAGGTGATCGCCTCGCGCTTGCCGTAGTCGCCGAAACTCCAGTTGCCTAACATCTCGAAGAAGGTGTGGTGGTAGGTGTCGCGTCCCACCTCCTCCAGGTCGTTGTGCTTGCCCGAGACCCGGATGATTTTCTGGCTGTCCACTGCGCGGCTGTAGTCTCGCCGTCCAGTGCCCAGGAACACATCCTTGAACTGGTTCATCCCGGCGTTGGTGAAAAGCAGCGTGGGGTCGCCCGCCGGCACCACCGGCGCACTGGGCACCACCGTATGGCCGCGCTGCCTGAAAAATTCGATGAATTCCCCTCTTACCTGGTCTGCACTGCGCATTTTCTTTCCCGTGGTAGCTGGTCTATCGAGTGCAAATCGGGCACGGCCTGCCGCGCCCTACAAGAACATACCGTCTATTTTAGCGCACTCACGCCTTGCCTAACAGCGCCGTGTAGCTGAAAAACACCCGCGGCGCCCCCTCCAGAGCCTTGAACCCGGCCTCCGCCGCCAGGGCAAGGGTGGCCGCGAACGCTTTCTTGGACACGTGGAACGGCGGCTCCACCAGCAGAAACTTTCCCCCCGGGGCCAGGGCCGCGAATATCTCACGGAAGAAGCGCGCCTTGTCCGGCACCTCGTGCACCATGTAGAAAGCCAGGGCGAAATCGGCCGCCGCGCCGCTGTCCAGGCACAGGCTGTCCGCCGCACACTGGTGCGGCTGAATGACCTGCTCCAGCGCCGTGCCGCGCACCTTGCCCCGCAACAGGTCCAGCATGCCCGCCTGGAGGTCCACGGCGATTACTTTGCCCTCGTCCCCCACCAACCGGGCCAGCCCCAGGCTGAAATACCCCGGGCCGCAGCCGAGGTCCAGGGCGGTCATCCCGGGCCGGACAAAAGGCGCGAGTATTTTGACCGGGTCCTGCAGCCAGCGCCGGATACGGTTGTCCAGGCCGCCGGCCAGCGTGACCGGGCAGACATGTTGCTCATCTCGACCAGTCAGGACACCCATGCTCCCTCCGTGGTTCGAAAACCGTTTGACCGGGCCGCTTACCGTATCGACAGGGACGTCCCGGAAAGGTGTCCTGTCCGGCTCAATCTCCCAGCAGACGGTCCGCCGCATCCAGGGACGCCGCCTGGCCGAACCCGCGGCCAGTGAGAAAGCGCAGCAGATGGTTGCGCCGCTCCTCAACGGATTCACCCCGCAGGGAGGCAAGCTTGCGGCCAGCCACGCGCAGGGCCACAGCGGGCTCATCCTCACCACGCTCGGCCAGGGCCGCGGCCACCGCCCGCTCCGCCTCCTCAGCCGACACACCGCGTCCCCTG includes:
- a CDS encoding helix-turn-helix domain-containing protein; translation: MDKEILTTFEAAKYCHVHPGTIKNWIRSEHLKAFKTPGGHRRIYRRDLDQFLKDNNIPIISENRALRQRVLIIDTDFQAREAISRGLLRRTELYEVATAEDAFEGGEMLAMFKPNLVILNQELHGLNTEEIAHRIKSCPYLSEVRVIMLTSYPERKKPVEQGVDHYFPIPVDPDKLSQETARLLIPNRQK
- a CDS encoding AAA family ATPase; the protein is MTRIVAVANQKGGVGKTTTAINLAASLAVAEVRTLLVDIDPQANCTSGMGINRKELQSDIYDVLIGGQPLDAALISTELQYLDMVPSSLDLFGAEVELVPVPHREERLRRALEQLNGRYRYIIIDCPPSLGLLTLNALTAADSVLIPIQCEYYALEGLSQLINTIRLVAARLNPRLTIEGILMTMFDTRVNLSHQVLEEAQSYFSDKVYGTVIPRNVRLSEAPSFGKPIVLYDVLSTGARKYMELARELLEHEQEEKTGQGAGSPDRRG
- a CDS encoding polymer-forming cytoskeletal protein, with product MADKFTGRDEERLNTIIGQGTVIKGECSVNGTVRVDGVIDGSLTAKGMAILGKSGQIKGDLLVHNAIVGGKIDGSVIAEGRLELQTGASVEGDITARRLVVEEGVFFHGLCSMKDEPKPTVAAAAAASTPQAAKPEEKGKEKEKPKSQEVKDPSKTPASTTQAAMTLNQPQAAQGGKKVKIEESGKDDEDQELTFHGRPL
- a CDS encoding M23 family metallopeptidase; the encoded protein is MKYMTLMIIPYPGADVRSLKVSHRTLKVMAVVGTLLASATVAFAIYLKPVFYKARQYESLIIENHELVRQNSKIVELQNKIRSIDEMIGRIQVAQGVKASEGMDANGLASGTHLEVSPDMMTSEQLPDEFANQPTKPQVLSTVALAEHKGTTGEPFGMPIDEKSFISRTFNPKIYHFGIDFAIKQGTPVKVTADGVVTIAEKNDNLGYYIMVKHGNGFSTMYAHNSRLTVQKGDQVHKGDLIAYSGNMGVSSGPHLHYAVFDENGNPVDPLPFLQH
- the alaS gene encoding alanine--tRNA ligase gives rise to the protein MRSADQVRGEFIEFFRQRGHTVVPSAPVVPAGDPTLLFTNAGMNQFKDVFLGTGRRDYSRAVDSQKIIRVSGKHNDLEEVGRDTYHHTFFEMLGNWSFGDYGKREAITWAWELLTRVWGLPKERLYATVYLDDEEAEGLWKSETDIDPAHIFRFDRENFWEMGETGPCGPSSEIHIDLGETVGPLSLAKDPKRGVNSGDPRFIELWNLVFIRFERQPDGSLAPLAKSHVDTGMGFERILSVLQGSNSNYETDVFRPILDHVAEISGRAYSPDGDGTPHRVIADHVRMLTFSITDGVTPSNEGRGYVARRILRRAARFGRELGVKEPFIHRLVPTVVRVLGGAYPEIAERQGHVMQVVRAEEESFGLTLDRGLEYIYGIIERVKAAGGNVIPAEDKFKLADTYGFPPDMTDQIARERGLGVDEAGYRELMERQREKSRAESRFGWQSDPARWAKQLGSEASSRFLGYDLKKTEAVLLGADETSVVLDQTPFYAESGGQVADQGEIRGGAGFVFRVEAAHKAGALVVHEGRFTEGGTEAATPGATVEAAVDLERRTATARNHTATHLLHRALRDCLGEGAVQAGSLVSPDYLRFDFNHYSRVSEETILEIERRVNAVVREDRPVITRIKSYDQAVAEGATALFGEKYESRVRVVEVEGYSQELCGGTHVRASGEIGAFVITAESSVASGVRRIEALTGEKAAEYLLERSHLVDSLRALLPAAGQDSLDAQVEELLRERKGLQKEIDELKKEKVRQQVEQDVLSQFEDIGGVRLFTPPSLDCDGEALKQAADKFRESAGARAVGLFSAVQDRKLLFVCAVTDDLVQEGKLKAGELVGQAARAAGGGGGGKPHLATAGGKQPEKLDEAVEAFKRAVREKLS
- a CDS encoding ParB/RepB/Spo0J family partition protein, with the translated sequence MSTSKKRRLGRGLGALIDEADSSPSVPVGEEAVAAEAGGHALETALPVASIKPNRYQPRHTFRPEAISELAASILAQGLIQPIVVNRNPDGSYELISGERRLRAVRQLGWTEVPALIRSVSPAELLEMTLVENLQREDLDPIEEAQGYRCLIEDFGQTQAQVAEKVGKDRVTVANALRLLKLPEALRKSVSEGELSAGHARALLALDDPALQLELARRVVVQELSVRKLEALVRELVSGVGKPAGAKPAEQPSGHAAQVQDLESRLRSRLGTRVHIRDGRDGKGRIEIEFFSYEEFERLLELLDVSLD
- a CDS encoding RecX family transcriptional regulator, whose translation is MRQKLARTFEPEVVERVLERLAELRYLDDSRFAMEFAAQRLEHAPRGVALLVAELRGRGVSAEEAERAVAAALAERGEDEPAVALRVAGRKLASLRGESVEERRNHLLRFLTGRGFGQAASLDAADRLLGD
- the mnmA gene encoding tRNA 2-thiouridine(34) synthase MnmA; translation: MDLTGYEDYLPAPGESVAVAMSGGVDSSVAACLLAERRCRVIGLTLKMFCYSETDPGERSCCNLESIADARAVCASIGAAHYVLESTGPFRELVIEPFVRDYLAGRTPNPCVNCNTFIKFPHALARARALGAERLATGHYARLLVQSGPVAKGEREVLLARGLDPAKDQSYFLWGLERRDLKHYAFPLGGMDKATVRRIAGGLGLTVSQKKESQEVCFLGQGSLEQFIQQHVGSGDTAGTVPGPLLDESGRRIGTHRGAAFYTLGQRRGVGAATGQPAYVIAVDTASNTVVVGSQERLFSAVFLVSRINYLLRAPESEFEAWIKVRYRHKPVHGRVTPLEGNRARVVFDTPQRAVTPGQSAVFYSDSVVLGGGVIDSLETPEPD
- a CDS encoding class I SAM-dependent methyltransferase codes for the protein MGVLTGRDEQHVCPVTLAGGLDNRIRRWLQDPVKILAPFVRPGMTALDLGCGPGYFSLGLARLVGDEGKVIAVDLQAGMLDLLRGKVRGTALEQVIQPHQCAADSLCLDSGAAADFALAFYMVHEVPDKARFFREIFAALAPGGKFLLVEPPFHVSKKAFAATLALAAEAGFKALEGAPRVFFSYTALLGKA